AGTACATgtgtttgctgagataccataCCCTCCTTAGTGTGTGTGGGAAAGCGTTTTGgtggaggggagaaaagaggaagaaaaggccaTCATCACATGGGGGAGGACTGACGAGGAGAGAAGTTGGGTggtggatgggagaggagggaagtgatgaagatattatgtatgattgagaaggggaaggggagagtagGATAGAAGGGAATATGTTAGAGGGATaacgaggggaaagaaagtggaATGTATGATGGTGGaaaagaggaatgggagagaaagatagagatataCTAGACTCAGATAGGAAGTCTTGTGGtcattgatttatttgattgattgattttatttatttaatttgattttattattattattattttcattgattgattgattgaatgattttatttatgtatttaataaaaattttattattcttattctcattattcattttcatttatttatttttaattttgattgattttatttatatatttaatttgatttgattattattcttattattgccattcttattatttgtttttgtttatttctttattttattttactttatcttatttgttattattttttgtttatttatttattattattatttttttttttttttttgtgtgtgtgtcagcgtgcGTCCTTACCTTGATAGCCACAGAGTCTCGGTCCTCATATGAACACCAGATTctgttggagggaaggtggtagGTGTAGGGTTCATTGCAGCCTGCCTCCTTAGCGATGGTCCAGCCGTACTCTTTCTGGGCCTTACAGATCTGCCGTGCACCGAGGATTAGGAAGGTTGCTGCGTTCCATTACTGTCTATTGTCCCATCCAATGCTGTTACATGTAGTTTgtaatcagaaacgctttgctctctcgcgacgactattttcaaaggctttagttgaagatactcatgttcttaaaggtgttttttatggttctggtgatggattagcaagatttctagtttatcataaagagaaaatgccttgaaaaccctgctagtcgtctctcgggacttgaaaaattgtcatggtgagagagcaagccgTTTGTGAATATGGCCTGTATAGTCACATTACGTCAGCATAGTCTAGTAACTGAGATTAGTACATCCATACATATAACACGTTGGTATGTTTGCTATGTTATGttgtgtaggttgggcttcctcattcggggcaacggtttcctagcgggtgggctttgagataggaagaaccacaaaaagtatcccctttagcccagaaattgccgtgaaaagcccacatggtataaaaacaaAATGGGATCAAAGAATTCAAATATGGCTTCTTAGAATATCTTGGATTTTTTGTGGATTATTTggattattttcaaaagccacatagAAGATTGATTAGGTCTCTATGTGCGTTCGTGTTCCGTCAATATTCAACTACCACAATTTGAAGACACCCTTGGAAACCCTCGAGAACTTTCACAACGGCGTGTCAAAATGAAATGCAACACTATAAGGAGATTGGCAGGTTTCAATTTGTCCCTATCCGTTGGCTAATTTCATCGGGTCTGTAAGGAGACTaacgactgagtgggcctttttttttctttatatttttgttgtctttgtccAGTCCTCTTGTTTTACATAATAAAACTTAGTGGGCTTGTTTTTCGTTTTaagttgtccttggccagctttccacACTTACATAAGAATAAATCAGATGTAATATTCTTAAAGCGAGACGTTAACTTGAGGGTTttctgtgagtttttttttttattcatccttgGTAGACTGTCACTATAGAGAGAATCACGAACACGTCTTTACACTTACATGGATATTGCAATAGTGAAgattggctattaatcttctgacctccatagaccctttctaatgtaaataaaaccgtctaatcatacgtaagataaaaatacgtcccagtactgaaggaattaatagcAGATGATGTGAGGCGGACCACAAACTTACCTCAGCGTAGGACATGAAGCCCCACTGCAGCGTCCAGGGTCCAGGCGGCGATGGAGGTGCGGAAGCGGGGGCGTAGTATCCTGTGTCTGTCACCGTGTTTAGCGACCAGCAGCGGCCAAACATAGGCATCCCTAACACCATCTTTTGTGCAGGCATCCCGTTCATCAGCCAGTACCGGATTGCTTCATTCTGCGAGGCAATGTGGAAGGTTAGAGTTacgagagaagtaagaaaaccTCATCTGAAACTAAAGTGgggaactatttttttttccagtctttctATGGTCAGCTTTACTGGGGGATTTAGCAGATGTTTGAGCCAGTACCGCATTGCTCTTCATTCTGCGAGGCAATGTGGAGGGTTAGAGTTACGAGAGGAGAAGCAAAAGTACGTCTGAAACTAAACTGGcgaactagttttttttttttcaagtctttcTATGGTTAGCTTTTTTCGGAGCCTGAGcagtttcttctctcctccatttttattctccttgaaatattaagaaaaggaagaattataTCACATAGGTGTGAGTTTCCTCAACTTTCAAATAGACTTCACCCGTGAGTGAAtttggtgaacagtgaacaTCAATATTTTAAGATCCACTTGATAAAGACTATCAGGAAATGTTCGTCATAACCTTCACTGTTAAGTCTATACAATTTTACTACCATGGTAGTCTTTCTGGTAACATTCAGATCCACGTAAGATAAATATTTGTTAGAAGAGCGAAGAGAAGCTtactttttccctatttttctatttgataAGACCATTTAAGACactgcagcaaaaaaaaaaattataataataacaatagaaaaatgttGTACCACGTACGAAAATTAtttgatagaagagaaaagagaagtttgttttttctatttttctatttgataAGACTATTTAAGAAACTgcggcataaaaaaaaaaaaaagttgtagatGGTTACggcgagaacacacacacacgcatacaaacacacacacacacacacacacccggtagctcagtggttagagcgctggcttcacaagccagaggaccggggttcgattccccggccgggtggagatatttgggtgtgtctcctttcacgtgtagcccctgttcacctagcagtgagtaggtacgggatgtaaatcgaagagttgtgaccttgttgtcgcggtgtgtggtgtgtgcctggtctatccgaagatcggaaataatgagctctgagctcgttccgtagggtaacgtctggctgtctcgtcagagactgcagcagatcaaacagtgaaacacacacacacacacacaaagcttgcCAGTGATAGCTTTGCACATCTGTACCCACCATATTGAAGTAGAAGTTGTTGCCAGTGTCCTCGATGAACGGGTACAGGgcggagtggtggtgggtgtaagGATCCCAGGGCCCGTGGAAGTTGTAGGTCATCACACTGACGAAATGCACGTACTGGGAGATGCCCGGGATGTCGTAGGCTTTGCTGGCGATCTCCTCCGTTGGTGCTACTGATACTGTCACCATCATACCGTGGCTGGTCATCGCCTCTTCCAGCTCCCGAAGTAGATGCACGAAGTTGTCCTGAagaggtgttgtgtgttgaggTGTTTCGAGGGAATTCAGTCTCAGAACATGACCCAAGCATAGACAGTGTATACTTAATTCCATGCAGTaatatgacgtgttttcatattcattctgcttactatttagtgatttcatacaggttcagaaacttatgaggaggattaaaatagtgaagactcggtgcattaatcttctgacttccgtagattcttcctaatgtcaatgaaatcgtctaatcacacccgaaactcaagataaaaatgcatcccagtactgaaaaggttaagactttctcccttccttgtttAGACTTGAGATGGTAAAATGGAGCAAATATACACTATctcacttcttcatttctcgCGTCTCGCTCGACAAAACAGAAGAAACTTGGGACTGTTACTCGTGTTGCCTGTGACCTGGTGACTTGCTTCGCCCTACTAGTTCATGAATGTGTGTCTGACTGAGGGCCAcattctttgctctctcactatcactactttccaaaggctccagttgaagatagtcgtgtttctaagagtattttcatgattctggtgaCGGATTGGCAGGATTTattgtttattaaaaggagaaactgtcttggaatcccagctagttgtctctgtggccttggaaaattgtcgtagtgagaggggaaggcgtttctgaatacagacgTGAGTGATATGTTAATAGCTTTGTTTGGATGAATGGTTGTTCTCACTGACCATTGAGTATTGCCGAATTAAGCGACATGAGTAGTTGAAATAAAGTCATTGATGGATTTAATGGACTGATTGACGAGTTGCTTTGTGTTGATTTCTGTTTAATAAGTGATGTATATACCTGAAGCTTAGGACACCTGCATTATAGATTGATGTGCTGACGGTTTGGTGGATTGAATGATTGTATTCATCCCTTCGGtaagggacgcatttttttttttatcatgcagTTTTGGGAGTGATTAGACAATTCTATTCacgttaggaaaggtttatgatcagagtcttcactattttaatctccatatgagtttctgaagctgtataaaataatagtatacagaataaatataaagacgtgtcatggtagtgaaggggttaacattggCTATTAGTAGATTTGCACTTAGCACAGTTATTAATAAAGTAATGCATACGTGAGCTTCATGACACTATCAGTATTGAGTACAAGGGCTTAACACAGAATTATTTGACCTGTGACCACTGCTGTACTCACTCTGTCCTGGGGCGCCCCGCCATTGAGTGCTGGATACAACCAGCTCACATCAAGGCCGTCAAAGTTGTGTGTCCTGAGAAGGTTTATGGCTGACGTGATGAACGCCGCTCTGGTGGCTGGCGTCGCCGTCATCTGTTGAGAGACAGTTGTATTAAATTAATATCCCCAATgttaaacaaatacacaaaaacaacaagctGGACTGCCCTATAGTTATACACTATTTCTGTGTTGCTATTTGTGTTTTCTGGAGCTGCCATTGTACGTGCCCCACCCATCTTCGTGTCTACCATCGCAAATCACGGCATATGAGCATAACAGCATTAAAGAGCCACAAAAGCCAGTTAACGTGCACCTACCAGCTCCTGACTACTTTAAAAACCCTACCATATATCACTGCCTTAGAAACCTCTTTTTGAATCATCTAATATTTGCACACTTCTGACTTTCATGATAAATTTGCTGCACTCATTTACAACCTACTTGTGAACCAATATTGACTCATCTGCCGCGCCATATAGCACAACATAACATCCAGCATTGCATTACCAGTGAGAATGGAGGTGAACCAACACTCCAGCCTCCCACGGACAGCAGAGTCAGTAGGTTATTGTTCTGCGCCTTCATGTCCGTGAATTTCTTGTAGCCGCAGTGCCCTCCTCCGTTACACAAGTCCGCCCATGGATCGCCCACCTGAAACACGCCATTTTACTCCTCCGCCTCACTGGCTTGCTTTCCGCGGCTTCTCCTCAAAGTTACGGGAATTAAGTGGAGCGAATTTAGTATTTTTAGGGTTAACGATCTAGTCTGGTTAATATTTAGAGTTTTCAAAGCTTAGTGAACCAGTGTACGACCTGTTTACAGTCTTTTTAAACTGACTAAATCATTTTCGTGCAAGTCTAGTCTAGTTGAAGTTTATAATATTTTTAAACTTACTAAATTATTTTCGTACAAGTCTAGTTCAATTGAAGTTTATAATCCTTTCTAAATTACTTGATTATTTTCGTGCATGTTTAGTCTAATTGAAGTTTATAATATTTTTAAACAGACTAAACTATTTTCGTGCGTCTTTATAGATTGATTGAAGTGTATAATCCTTttaaacttattatttttttccgtacAAGTCTAATTCAATTGAAGTTTACAATCCTTTTAACCTTAATCGTGTGGTCGTTGTTGAGACCGGCGAAGGCGTAGAGGTAGTGGGTGCAGGCGAAGGGGTCCAAATCATCCACAGTCACCTTGCCTTCCCCCATTCTGTATATCGCCCAGGACTCATAGTAGCACAGCACGACGCTCTCTGTActcacaagaagaggaaaagttgtatagatttatttttcttctttttaaccctttcagtattgggacacattttaaccatgagttttaaatgtgattagatgattttattaacAGTAAGAAAGGTTTagggaggtcaaaagattaatgactaaagtcttcagtattttaattcccacacgagtttctgatgctgtatataaatcgccaaatagtaagcagaatgaatatgagaatgcGTCGTGTTAATAAAAAGGTTAATAATCTGGCGTCTGATAGCTAAATAAGGTGTAAATTCACTGGCAGGTGGACAAGGTTTTATTAATTACAGCATTCACCAAATTCATGTAGACGTTCACAGGATTGGTCCAATATGAATAGTGCATCTACAGTTCTGAgagtatgaaggaaagaagaattgcTAAGAGAAGATGGAACTGAATACCAAGAGGAAGCAGagttagaagaagaagacccaGAAAAGATCAAAGTACGCAGTGCAGAAAACGATGATCAGATACAGTATGCGGGAGACATttaggcccatattctgaaacacttccgcgcacACTTCACAACACCTTCACAATATATTATCAGTGgcgtctagttgaagtgacacgggttttttaaagatgtttttgtaattctagtgacatgttaaaaaatcttctgcattatcaacaggaaaaaatattcttTAGAACTCGGTTAATCTTCTCTTTGGTCTGAAAatggtcgcagtgagagagggaagcgtctCTGAATCTGGTGGTGTATCGCCCGTATTTAGAAAtgcctttccttctcactacaataattttgcaaggccacagagaagactagccgtgttttcaagacagtttttcctcttaataaactagaaatcttgccaatatatcaccagaatcataaaaaatactcttaaaaccacgagtatcttcaactggagcctttggaaagcagtgatggtgagagagcaaagcctttTAGAATACGGCCAATTGTATTACCGGCAACAGGGAGGGcgaaggcggcggcggcggccagAAGCAACGTCTTCCACAACATCTTGCAAGGCTTCAGAAATGAGTCCGGACCACGCTCTCCTTACGTATATAGTTTTCCTTGTCCatgtctccccctcctctcatccctagcACTGCCTGAGCCCTCCCTCCCAGTCGCCGCACATATCTCACGGTCATAAATCTTTCTGAAGCTGATTAAGGCAGGTGGTTCTGTctcaggagaaaaggaaaaaatgtattgGCAGGTGTAGGTGTGTCCGTGTTAACGTTGCCATCCAGCGCGATACGACACTCCAGACACACACTCTGGCTTGTCTCAGATGCACGGAGGCTTTCTTCTTGTTGATCTCTTTTCTTCAGCAAACATAGCATAATTATcattcattgtttgttttccaCCACTTACCATCTATCAAGTCGCTTCCCCCtattccatacacacacacacacacatacacacacacacacacacacacacacacacacacacacacacacacacacacacacggcccggtagctcagtggttagagcgctggcttcacaagccagatgaccggggttcgattccccggccgggtggagatatttgggtgtgtctcctttcacgtgtagcccctgttcacctagcagtgagtaggtacgggatgtaaatcgaggagttgtgaccttgttgtcccggtgtgtggtgtgtgcctggtctcaggcctatccgaagatcggaaacaatgagctctgagctcgttccgtagggtaatgtcaggctgtctcgtcagagactgtagcagatcaaacagtgaacagtgaattacacacacacacacacacatttttttattattttcattggccACAACCAAATATTAGAGTTACAGGAGGACTTGGAAGATACAGTCCGTGGtagagtggaaccatgcgtgccttggggtccgaggggtctccaagcgcacgggttcgaatcctgtccacggtccaagtgtaggttgggcttcctcactcggggcaacggtttcctagcgggtgggctttgagataggaggtaccacaaaaagtatctcctatAGCCCATAAAtccccgtgaaaaagcccacatggtatagataaaaaaaaaaaaatgctttctaAAAGAACTTGTAAATGACTTCAAACATCATAAAACTTGAAACACACAAAACGTccattgatacacacacacacacacacacacacacacacacacgacttagAGTCGTGATCACCTTTGTTTCCTGAGATTAAAAGCTCATTATGTTAAGATCCCATCTATGAGCAAGACTGCAAAGTACCTTTCACACGCCGCATCCTTAGGACAataattccttccttctgaATAAGAAACCGCTATCAACCTGACCTGGGCACGAAACTCTGGCTACCAATTGACAAGCAAGTGATGGCCGTCTAGAGGTGTTATGAAACGAGAAGAGCAAGTCGCTTACATGACGATAACAAATCTGTAGGCTTATATCATGTACATGTCATGTTATCCCTACGCTGCCAAGCCTGGCCCTCCTTCCACTTGCCCGGTCATTGTCCTCTTGTAGACGCATCATACATGTGATTGTGTTCCTGTAGGCTTTCATTACGTGTGCTCTTGTGTGTTCCCTTACTCCTGCATCCTGAGGTAAGGGATATCGTGTCTGTCCTCTTGTCGGCTCTTAGTACACGTGCTCTATATGTTCCCTTATTCTGCTTCGTGAGGGAAGGGTCATCCATTACAGTCTCCAAGGACAGTAGGATAACGTTGAGCACGGAGCTTAGgcccgtattttgaaacgctttgttctctcaccatcactactttccaaaggctctagttgaagatactcgtgtttttaggggtatttttatggttttggtgatggattagcaagatttctatttaattaaaaggagaaattgtcttaaaaaataaggctagttatctctgtggtcttggaaaattgtcatggtgagagagcaaggtgttTCTGACTAAGGACCTTAGTGCAACCATAGAGTATCCCCCATAGTATTATGTAACCTAGGGGTCGCGTCCTGTGTCCCTCTGTATCGCGATGAGTGATACTGGCAGCTGCAGTTCCTCCATGGTTCACTCTAGTATAGCTCTGTGATATGCCTTCTTCTTTACCTTGCTACCAGTGCTcataataaaagggaaaaggaagaggcagCTATGTTAACGTGTGTTTAGGGCCTCAGTGGTCCACAAACACACGAGTTCCAAGCCTGGCCATAGTTCAAGGTTAGGGATATCCATTGAATAGTGTATGGTGTAATGATGCAAGATAtactctgtgtctgtgtgtctctgggcAGGAATCACTCCACCCTTCGTTCACCCTGCAGAGATTCAGTTGGTCTTGTTCGAAAATTAACCTAGTTTGTTCACATAAATGCATGCATGTCGGTGTCGGTGTTGCGTGCATGTGTAGTGGAGGCGGAGGCGAAGGTCTGTATCCTTGAAGAATGTTACTGCGCTTTGTCTTGATTACTTTTATCAGGATTGTAgaacttgtttttttcctggaaTATCTTAATTATTCTAGTGATTATTCAATGCATCATTCATCATTAATAAAAGGTcaagaaaaatagcaaataaGAACTTAAAAGCTGATTAATagtttctgtggccttagaaagtAGGTATTTGGAGAGAGGAATGTGTTTAACGACACGAACCGGCAATAAAATTATTTCCTCATCGCATATACTTTCATAATCTGATATTGTCTTTTGGTGTATTGTATAAATAGAGATAATTAGTTACGTAATACTGCGCCCATCTGGcccttcccacactcaccacagcaCGCGCCCCTGCGTAGTGGGACTAACACTTGCAGGAACGCCCCTCGGAGACATGCAGGGAATCCTTCACTTCTAGGACAGTGTTCTCTAATGTTAATTTTCATCacctactccttccttctccgtcAGAAAAAGTGTGTATAAGTACAAACGCTTCgcacgcccgtattcagaaacgctttcccttctcactacgacGATTTTCCAAGGTCTCAGAGACAACTACCctagttttcaagacagtttcttcttttgatAAACTATAACCTTGCCAATTTAACaacagaatcataaaaatactcttaaaagcaCGAGTATCTACAATTGGAGTCTTTGGAAAGTActgatagtgagagagcaaagcgtttcagaatacgggccttaTCAATTTAATTGCACTATTTCACTGCCATATACATTGATTCACGGCACTCACGCAGCTGTACAGAATATTTGCAGACAaccagaagaaacagaagaaaacacaaggaaTGGAATCTCAAGTGCCTCACCAGTGTAATGCTTAGTCATTCTATCTGTGGAACGAAACAGCGTCTCTCAATAGTGTGTAGGATGAAGGAGCGACTCGTTGAAAAGGTTAATTATGTAATCATTCTTATCACACgttgagagaaaatgaatgatacGACGCTACATCAgatcagaataaatataaaagaaaaaaatgaatgaatgaataatacgTTGCTACATCAGATCaaaataatgttaaaaaaaaagtgaatcaaTAAAGGGATACTTACCTACTTCAGATCAAaatgaaactaaaagaaaaataaatgagtaaagggATACGTGCCTAcatcaaataaaaacagaaataaaaggtaaatgAACGAATAAAGGTATATGTAGTTATATCagatcaaaataataaaaaaaaaacgtaaatgaataaaaagatacataCCTAcatcaaataacaataaagatgaaaataaatgaatgaataaaaggataCGTAGCCACTTCagatcaagagaaaaaaaaaagacttgttcTAATGCAATATCGCTTTTCTCACGCAtttaggggaaaaaatattgataagataaataagaaaaaacaacttGATTATAAATGAACAATGAAATGTCGATggaaatgtaataaaagaaaaaaaaaggaggaaagtttgGCTCTGTTCAATTTAAGGTACGTTTGGTGCGCcataggaagtggaagagagagagagagagagagagagagagagagagagagagagagaggtaaatatgCATACATTACTAAAAACTGCtacatttgttttccttgttgctCGTTTCTTGGGTTCATTTTTCTAGATGTGCTGCGATGTTGTGTTGAAGTTTGTCTCATAgctaaaacaccaccaccaccaccaccaccaccaccaccaccaccaccaccaccaccaccaccaccaccaccaacaccaccaccaccaacaccaccaccactaccaccaccaccaccaccacaaccaccaccactaccgccaccaccaccaccaataccaacaacaccaacaccaccaccaccaccaccaccaacaccaccaccaccaacaccaacaccaccaccaccaccaccaccaccaccaccaccaccaccaccaccaccaaacaacaacaacaacaacaacaacaactgtaaGAATAACAGTGATTATAACGTCGACATTGACAAACACAGCtggaagaataacaataatagtaataataataatgataatagtagtaattatgtaacaataataatgataacagtattagtaataataatgataataaaaaaaaataacaataataaaaatagtaagaagagatagggagagagaatgtgtgtgtgtgtgtgtgtgtgtgtgtgtgtgtgtgtgtgtgtgtgtgtgtgtgtgtgtgtgtaattcaccacggtcgtctgctggtcacccagccagtcttccccattacagagcgagctcagagctcatagaccgatcttcgagtaggactgagaccacaacacacttcacacaccgggaaagcgaagccacaaccccacgagttata
The window above is part of the Portunus trituberculatus isolate SZX2019 chromosome 38, ASM1759143v1, whole genome shotgun sequence genome. Proteins encoded here:
- the LOC123515186 gene encoding acidic mammalian chitinase-like, which translates into the protein MLWKTLLLAAAAAFALPVAESVVLCYYESWAIYRMGEGKVTVDDLDPFACTHYLYAFAGLNNDHTIKVGDPWADLCNGGGHCGYKKFTDMKAQNNNLLTLLSVGGWSVGSPPFSLMTATPATRAAFITSAINLLRTHNFDGLDVSWLYPALNGGAPQDRDNFVHLLRELEEAMTSHGMMVTVSVAPTEEIASKAYDIPGISQYVHFVSVMTYNFHGPWDPYTHHHSALYPFIEDTGNNFYFNMNEAIRYWLMNGMPAQKMVLGMPMFGRCWSLNTVTDTGYYAPASAPPSPPGPWTLQWGFMSYAEICKAQKEYGWTIAKEAGCNEPYTYHLPSNRIWCSYEDRDSVAIKAKYAAGEGLAGLMVWSINDDDAHGFCSGRKFDLTLTLLDAFNAASQ